DNA from Planctomycetota bacterium:
GGACGACCGCCGGTCACCCGTGAGAAAGCGCGGTGGGTCTCCTGACCCACCGCGCCCATTGGCACTCTCCGCGCGGCGGCCCGGGAGACCCGCCGCGCAAAAACAGGTTAAGAAACCAGTTCTAGGTTCCGGCGGTAGCAACCGGGACAGCCTCGCCGTGCTTGCGAAGGCTTTTGAGATACCCCTCGATGGCGTCCTGGATGTTCGCCAGGGCCGCCTCGCGCGTGTCGCCCTCGGAAACGCAACCCGGAAGAGACGGGCATGTGACAACGTATTTGCCGTCCTCATCCTGTTCGACCAGAACCCGCAATTTCATAAGCGGCCTTCAAGAACCTCCGGGCCGAAGGCCTCGATGTGGAACCGGATGGCGGATCGCACGTCGGCCAGGGCCTCTTCGTACGAGTCGCCCTCGCCCACCACCACGCCCTTGAGGCCCAGCGGGTAGGCCACGTATCCGTCCGGGTGCTTCTCGACAATCAGTTTGATCGCTCTCATGGCGGCCTTCTTTCCCCAACGCCTTTCCCCCATTATAATAGCACATGCCCGGCCAAGAGCAAGGGCTGTTCGCAGGCGAATTCCCTGCCCCGACAGTAAGAGCCATCCCTGAACACAAGCCTGTCGAGCGATGCTTCTTCCGCCTGCGTCTGCCTAGCGCCGCAGGCGCGTGCGAAGGTTATCCAGGACGTTCATGAAGTTGATGTAGGAATCGTACGGCGACTCGTAGGGGTTGAAGTACTTGTGCACGTCGCCGTCGGCGAACCATTTGGTGCACATGTAATAGAAGTGATCGGAAGTCTGGAGGCACCGCCAATCGTGGAGCAACTGGGGATCGCCCTTCTGCTTGACCTGCTCCTCCAGGCGGTAGAGTTCGTGCAGGGCGTTGGATTGCATGGCATTGCCGAGCCAGGCCGAAAGGTCCCGCTCGATGTCCGCCCATGAGATCATGTGGGGAATGTCGAGTTCGGCGACGGGGGCGTAGGTCCGGACAACCTGGGAAGGCGTCATGAAGTTGTTGTCCGGGTGTTTCAGAACGTGTTCGGGCACGTGATACAGGAAGTCGAAGATTCCCGAGTCGGCCCACTGGTGCTCGCCGAACGTCTCGTAGTCCATGAAGAGGTTCACAACGAAACCGTTCCCGTTCACCTGGTTCACCCAACCGGCGAATTTCTCGGCCGTCAGCGGCCACTCCGCCCAGCCCCGGTCGGAGAAGCGGAACGCGATGTCGTCCGAAAGGCGATAGTTCTTCAGCAGAAGGCTGATGCGGTCGGCGCCGATGGGGCGGTAAACGAAATTCGGGCTGCGGTACCCCAGGATGTGGTCGGCCCCTTCGGCCAGAACTCCCTGGTAGCCCATCCCCTGGATGAAGTGGCCGAGGTCGTTGTTGTAAATCAGTTCGGTGTTGCGAAACACCGTTGGCCGGACGCCGAACACTTCGGTCATTTTCGCCGAGTGGGCCGCCACCTGCTCGCGGAACTCCTCGCGGCTGTAGAGGAACGACAGGCTGTGGTAGTACGTTTCGGCCAGGAGTTCCACCTGGCCCGTGTCCACCAGCGCCTGGAACGACTGGACCACTTCGGGCGCCCAGTGCTCGAACTGCTCCAACGCAACGCCCGTGATGGAAAACGAGACGGCGAAGTCGCGCCCGTACTGGCGGACGAGGTCCAGCAGCACCCGGTTCGTCGGAAGGTAGCACTTGGAAGCGACCTTGCGGCAGATCTCGGCGTTCCTGAACTCGTCGAAGTAGTTCGCGGCCGAGTCGAAAACGCTGTACCGGCGCAGGCGAAACGGCTGATGGACCTGAAAATAAAAGCAGACGCTGGCCATGCTAGCGACGCGCTCCCACCACTTCGCTGTAGACGTCCATGCAGGCCTTGGCGGCGTCGGCCCACGAAAATTTGCGAACCTCGAACGCGCCGTGCTCCCGGAGGGTTTTCCGGAGCGGCGGATGGCGAAGGACGGCGATGATCTTGTTCGCCATCTCGTTGATGTCCCAAAAATCCACCTTCAGCGCGTGCGTCAGCACCTCGCTCACGCCGCTCTGCTTCGAAATCAGCACCGGCACGTCATGCGAAAGGGCCTCCAGCGGCGCCAGGCCGAACGGCTCGCTGACCGAAGGCATCACGTACAGGTCCGCCATCTCGAACACGCGGTCCAGATCGTCGCCGTGGAGGAACCCCGTGAACGTCACGCGGTGTCCGATCCCCATCGCCGCCGCCAGCTCAATCATCCGCCGGATCATGTCGCCCGAACCCGCCATGACGAACTTCACGTTGTCCATCACTTCGAGGACCTTCTTGGCGCCCGCCAGAAAATACTCCGGGCCCTTCTGCATCGTGATCCGCCCGACAAACAGGACGATCTTGTCGTCCTTCTCGATCCGCTCCACGGGATGGACGATCGGATCGCCGTTCACCGTGATGGCGTTGTAAACGACGCTGCACTTGGAGGCCGGCACGCCGTAGCGGCTCGTCACCACGCTCCGCGTCAGCCGGCTGACGCAGATGACCTTCTTCGCGCCGTGCAGGCCCGCACGCTCGATGTCATACACCTGCTGGTTCACGTTCGTCCCGCTGCGGTCGAACTCGGTCGAATGAATGTGTGCCACGAGGGGTTTGCCCGACATCGCCGCCACCGCCAGCGCCGCCGGAAAGGTCATCCAGTCGTGGGCGTGAATAACGTCGAAATCGCTCTGGCGGGCCAGGTCCGCGACGACTCGCGCGTACCGATGAACCTCGGACATCAGGTTGCCCGCGTA
Protein-coding regions in this window:
- a CDS encoding type II toxin-antitoxin system HicB family antitoxin — protein: MKLRVLVEQDEDGKYVVTCPSLPGCVSEGDTREAALANIQDAIEGYLKSLRKHGEAVPVATAGT
- a CDS encoding glycosyltransferase, whose translation is MRVFMLGWEFPPFISGGLGTACYGLTKALSDLGTEVLFVLPRGVVDQRRGRVQVFSVREKGRGRTHTYWTVKGLEHVRLIPVESGLTPYVTEEGYAAERMQASQQVGQTATEAAPGAPASPVNLPTSLGLSSVPPIYAGNLMSEVHRYARVVADLARQSDFDVIHAHDWMTFPAALAVAAMSGKPLVAHIHSTEFDRSGTNVNQQVYDIERAGLHGAKKVICVSRLTRSVVTSRYGVPASKCSVVYNAITVNGDPIVHPVERIEKDDKIVLFVGRITMQKGPEYFLAGAKKVLEVMDNVKFVMAGSGDMIRRMIELAAAMGIGHRVTFTGFLHGDDLDRVFEMADLYVMPSVSEPFGLAPLEALSHDVPVLISKQSGVSEVLTHALKVDFWDINEMANKIIAVLRHPPLRKTLREHGAFEVRKFSWADAAKACMDVYSEVVGARR
- a CDS encoding glycoside hydrolase family 57 protein — translated: MASVCFYFQVHQPFRLRRYSVFDSAANYFDEFRNAEICRKVASKCYLPTNRVLLDLVRQYGRDFAVSFSITGVALEQFEHWAPEVVQSFQALVDTGQVELLAETYYHSLSFLYSREEFREQVAAHSAKMTEVFGVRPTVFRNTELIYNNDLGHFIQGMGYQGVLAEGADHILGYRSPNFVYRPIGADRISLLLKNYRLSDDIAFRFSDRGWAEWPLTAEKFAGWVNQVNGNGFVVNLFMDYETFGEHQWADSGIFDFLYHVPEHVLKHPDNNFMTPSQVVRTYAPVAELDIPHMISWADIERDLSAWLGNAMQSNALHELYRLEEQVKQKGDPQLLHDWRCLQTSDHFYYMCTKWFADGDVHKYFNPYESPYDSYINFMNVLDNLRTRLRR
- a CDS encoding type II toxin-antitoxin system HicB family antitoxin, with amino-acid sequence MRAIKLIVEKHPDGYVAYPLGLKGVVVGEGDSYEEALADVRSAIRFHIEAFGPEVLEGRL